A genome region from Caminicella sporogenes DSM 14501 includes the following:
- a CDS encoding KOW domain-containing RNA-binding protein, translating to MQSTREVTIGQIVKSKAGRDKDRIFIVVDIIDDLYVLIADGDLRKIEKPKKKKIKHLSKYNLVSKEVQERYNEKKRITNLILRREIEKFGLSYPQE from the coding sequence TTGCAAAGTACAAGGGAAGTTACTATAGGTCAAATAGTAAAATCAAAAGCTGGAAGAGATAAAGATAGAATTTTTATAGTAGTAGATATTATAGATGACCTTTACGTACTAATAGCAGATGGAGATCTTAGAAAGATTGAAAAACCTAAGAAAAAGAAAATAAAACATTTGTCCAAATACAATCTAGTAAGTAAGGAAGTTCAAGAGAGATATAATGAGAAAAAGAGAATTACTAACTTAATCCTTAGACGTGAAATTGAAAAATTTGGATTAAGTTATCCTCAGGAATAG
- the infA gene encoding translation initiation factor IF-1, whose protein sequence is MAKSDAIEVKGTVVEALPNAMFKVKLENGHEVLAHISGKLRMNFIRILPGDKVTLELSPYDLTRGRIIWRGK, encoded by the coding sequence ATGGCAAAAAGTGATGCTATAGAGGTTAAAGGTACAGTAGTTGAGGCTCTACCTAATGCCATGTTTAAAGTAAAACTTGAAAATGGACACGAAGTTTTAGCACATATATCTGGAAAACTTAGAATGAATTTTATCAGAATACTACCTGGTGATAAAGTAACTCTAGAATTATCTCCATACGATTTAACTAGAGGTAGAATTATTTGGCGTGGTAAGTGA